Proteins from a genomic interval of Benincasa hispida cultivar B227 chromosome 7, ASM972705v1, whole genome shotgun sequence:
- the LOC120081404 gene encoding pentatricopeptide repeat-containing protein At5g39680: protein MPVLKLPIGDIVPVKFTPFLFRSNFFASPHQNPIKLLKVAADAKNLKFGRIVHAHLIITNHSHGDCKVNQLNSLINLYVKCDEVSIARQMFDSMPRRNVISWSTLMAGYMQNGSPLEVFELLKKMVVKDNILPNEYVIATVISSCDSQMYIEGKQCHGYVFKSGLELHQYVKNTLIQMYSKCSDVRAAMQILYTVPGYDIFCYNLVMSELLQHTHTGEAVEVLKLMISEGIEWNNATFVTIFRLCASLKDIKLGKQVHAQMLKSDIDYDVYIGSSLIDMYGKCGNVSSGRAFFDQLQSRNVVSWTSIMAAYFQNGFFEEALDLFSKMEVDHIPPNEYTLAVLLNSAAGLSALSLGDQLHARAEKSGLKANVIVGNALIIMYSKSGDILAARCVFSNMMCCDTITWNAVITGHSHHGLGAVALSMFQDMLATRERPNYVTFIGVLSACAHLSRVDEGFYYFNHLMKQFGIVPGLEHYTCIVGLLSRSGRLDEAEKFMASNQINWDVVSWRTLLNACYVHRNYDKGKQIAENLLQLEPKDVGTYILLSNMHARVRRWDGVVKIRKLMRERNVKKEPGVSWLEIRNVAHVFTSEDIKHPESNLIYDKVKDLLSKIRPLGYVPDIASVLHDIEDEQKVDNLSYHSEKLAIAYGLMKTPSGAPIRVIKNLRMCDDCHTAVKLISKVANRFIIVRDANRFHHFQDGFCSCGDYW, encoded by the coding sequence ATGCCTGTGTTAAAACTACCAATTGGTGACATTGTGCCCGTGAAGTTCACACCATTTCTATTCAGGTCCAATTTCTTTGCTTCTCCTCACCAAAACCCAATAAAGCTGTTGAAAGTAGCTGCAGATGCCAAGAACTTAAAATTTGGTAGAATAGTCCATGCCCATCTGATCATTACCAATCACAGCCATGGAGACTGTAAAGTGAACCAACTGAATTCCCTTATTAATTTGTACGTGAAATGTGATGAAGTATCGATTGCTCGGCAAATGTTTGATAGTATGCCTAGAAGAAATGTCATATCCTGGAGCACTTTAATGGCTGGGTACATGCAAAATGGGAGTCCCTTGGAAGTTTTTGAGTTATTAAAAAAGATGGTTGTGAAGGATAATATCTTACCCAATGAATATGTGATTGCTACTGTTATATCTTCTTGTGATAGTCAAATGTATATAGAGGGGAAGCAATGCCATGGGTATGTGTTTAAGTCTGGATTGGAGCTTCATCAATATGTTAAGAATACTCTTATTCAGATGTACTCTAAATGTTCAGATGTAAGAGCAGCAATGCAGATTTTATATACTGTCCCAGGTTATGACATATTTTGTTATAATTTGGTAATGAGTGAGCTTCTACAGCACACACATACGGGAGAAGCTGTAGAAGTTCTGAAGTTAATGATTAGTGAAGGCATAGAATGGAATAATGCCACTTTTGTTACAATTTTTCGCCTTTGTGCTAgtcttaaagatataaaattagGTAAGCAAGTTCATGCTCAAATGTTGAAAAGTGATATTGACTATGATGTCTATATTGGAAGTTCTCTCATTGACATGTATGGGAAGTGTGGTAATGTGTCTAGTGGAAGAGCCTTTTTTGACCAGTTGCAAAGCCGTAATGTTGTTTCTTGGACATCAATCATGGCAGCTTATTTTCAGAATGGATTCTTTGAAGAAGCATTGGATCTGTTTTCAAAGATGGAAGTTGATCATATTCCTCCCAATGAATATACACTGGCAGTGTTGTTAAACTCTGCTGCAGGTTTGTCTGCACTAAGCCTTGGGGATCAGTTACATGCACGTGCTGAGAAATCAGGTCTCAAAGCCAATGTTATAGTAGGTAATGCCTTGATCATAATGTATTCCAAGAGTGGGGACATTTTAGCAGCACGATGTGTGTTTTCAAATATGATGTGTTGTGATACCATTACCTGGAATGCAGTAATAACTGGCCACTCACACCATGGTCTTGGCGCGGTAGCTTTAAGCATGTTCCAGGACATGTTGGCTACTAGAGAGCGTCCTAATTATGTAACCTTTATTGGTGTTCTCTCTGCTTGTGCCCATTTAAGTCGGGTGGATGAAGGATTCTACTATTTTAATCATTTGATGAAGCAGTTTGGTATTGTCCCTGGATTGGAACACTATACCTGTATTGTTGGACTCTTAAGTAGATCTGGACGGCTGGATGAAGCTGAGAAATTTATGGcatcaaatcaaattaattggGATGTTGTTTCCTGGCGCACCCTTCTCAATGCTTGTTATGTTCATAGAAATTATGATAAAGGGAAGCAAATAGCAGAGAACTTGCTACAGTTGGAGCCTAAGGATGTAGGAACGTATATTCTATTGTCAAACATGCATGCCAGAGTTAGGAGGTGGGATGGTGTTGTTAAGATTCGAAAATTGATGAGGGAAAGAAATGTCAAGAAAGAACCTGGAGTGAGTTGGTTAGAAATAAGAAATGTTGCCCATGTTTTTACATCTGAGGATATTAAACACCCCGAGTCCAATCTGATTTATGATAAGGTAAAGGATTTATTATCTAAGATTCGACCTTTGGGGTATGTTCCTGATATTGCTAGTGTATTGCACGATATTGAGGACGAGCAAAAGGTAGACAATCTTAGCTATCACAGTGAGAAGCTTGCTATAGCATATGGCTTGATGAAGACACCATCAGGCGCACCAATCAGGGTGATTAAAAACCTTAGGATGTGCGATGATTGTCACACTGCTGTCAAACTTATTTCCAAGGTTGCTAATAGGTTTATAATTGTTAGAGATGCCAATCGCTTCCATCATTTTCAAGATGGTTTTTGCTCGTGTGGAGATTATTGGTGA